From Parasteatoda tepidariorum isolate YZ-2023 chromosome 1, CAS_Ptep_4.0, whole genome shotgun sequence, one genomic window encodes:
- the LOC107441558 gene encoding RING finger protein 145 homolog: protein MAMHRTTTNQRHHPYARSSKENNSKNCQGENDRRIGETGIATNAENCIICLESELVSDMYALPCSHSFHSSCIFKWFKRKLSCPICRLKLNNNFEPKLRNQLFEEHNEFEEHTNIANFIPLDSESDEESSDELLESDEESSDELLESDEESPGELMESDEELFDELQDSDEESFDELQDSDEESFDELWDSDIDSDESESDDDESDAY, encoded by the coding sequence atgGCAATGCACAGAACGACAACCAATCAGAGACACCATCCATATGCAAGGTCATCTAAAGAAAACAATAGCAAAAATTGCCAGGGTGAAAACGATCGAAGAATTGGTGAGACAGGCATAGCCACTAATGCtgaaaattgcataatttgcTTGGAATCTGAGTTAGTCAGTGATATGTATGCACTACCTTGTTCGCACTCTTTTCATTctagttgtatttttaaatggtttaagaGGAAATTGTCTTGTCCCATTTGTCGCTTGAAActcaacaataattttgaaccgAAACTCAGAAATCAGTTGTTTGAAGAACACAATGAATTCGAAGAGCACACCaacattgcaaattttattccgCTTGACAGTGAATCCGACGAGGAATCGTCTGACGAACTGTTGGAATCCGACGAGGAATCGTCTGACGAACTGTTGGAATCCGACGAGGAATCACCAGGCGAACTAATGGAATCCGACGAAGAATTGTTTGACGAATTACAGGATTCCGATGAAGAATCGTTTGACGAATTACAGGATTCCGATGAAGAATCGTTTGACGAACTATGGGATTCCGACATTGATTCTGACGAGAGCGAATCTGACGACGATGAATCTGATGCTTATTAG
- the LOC107441559 gene encoding uncharacterized protein, with protein sequence MDELATNSYIKSSTSSDNEGNLSPVSSSDNQEYTKEDDYRIACSNSRSLDLITQTVTSHFTQFANSLDLGEELSQFTSRGLEIFKDTIQENVTVNCLPYVGDKNLLSVADSEVLTNETKEALLSNLSKKVQDVCAKRKRFPKEYSRIYKMRLHHECHNVKKATVIHKVNLPLVSRESFPVDKLSPEKLENTTGQMKSIQKKLLDTMNELKEMKKSIEYAQSLAVNQDSLYDTGYIST encoded by the exons ATGGATGAGTTGGCAACTAATAGTTATATAAAATCTTCGACTTCTTCTGATAATGAGGGTAATCTTTCCCCTGTTAGTAGTTCTGACAACCAGGAATATACGAAAGAGGATGACTACAGGATTGCTTGCTCTAATAGTCGAAGTTTAGACTTAATCACCCAAACTGTGACATCTCATTTTACACAATTTGCTAATTCTCTGGATTTAGGAGAGGAGCTATCTCAATTTACGTCTCGAGGTTTGGAA atatttaaagATACTATTCAAGAAAATGTTACCGTCAATTGTTTACCCTATGTTGGGGACAAGAACTTGCTTTCTGTAGCAGATAGTGAAGTCTTAACTAATGAAACTAAAGAAGCTCTTCTGTCTAATCTTAGCAAAAAAGTTCAGGATGTATGTGCGAAAAGGAAACGTTTTCCTAAAGAATACTCCAGGATTTATAAAATGAGGCTGCATCATGAGTGTCACAATGtg AAAAAAGCAACCGTCATACATAAGGTCAATCTTCCTTTAGTATCAAGAGAGTCTTTCCCAGTGGACAAGTTATCTcctgaaaaacttgaaaatactACTGGACAAATGAAATCTATACAGaaa aaattgttaGACACTATGAATGAATtgaaagaaatgaagaaaagtaTTGAATATGCACAAAGTCTTGCGGTAAACCAAGACTCTTTATATGATACAGGGTATataagtacttaa